A window of the Tunturibacter empetritectus genome harbors these coding sequences:
- a CDS encoding tetratricopeptide repeat protein → MKNPTNNLFETSAANSPRVISRELLSHAKMGAASWVRGVLVAVAVLLFVVSLDLAFAQQISADVTGVVQGTVHSPNGKPVDGAVVRLEQKGAHAGIEIQTNADGTFAFSPIQPGIYRLSAEKPGFRGRAVTVTPSSKGTQQKVDLVLEDGGSGQFTPGTNSSSSGQAMAFADKPNFTVAGVTDWTAVGGHGSDSMLRTSEALASETVTLKPWDQTGSIGTADAAPVRKEIEGKLRSELKHSPGSFEANHKLGEFYLRTGRYGESLALLQNAYRINPENLKNQYDLILAYDRSGRTAAALDRVHELLKQHGNGKLYRLAGELDETSGNPLAAVHEYEEAVQLEPSEQNYFEWGSELLIHRAIWQAQEVFRRGNETYPRSARMLTALGAALFAGALYEEAAARLCHASDLDPMDSEPYMFMGKMQIVAPDILSCVEQRLARFVKEQPDNALANYFYAMAILKRQHYSEETQTMNQAEALLARAVSIDAKCGDAYLQLGILSASRSEFSEAIDFYKMAIEGEPQLGEAHYRLALAYDRVGERAKAEEEFKLHDEIKSQQAEAIEKKRREVKQFLIILPDQPVPSTAR, encoded by the coding sequence ATGAAGAACCCCACTAACAACCTGTTTGAGACGAGTGCAGCGAATTCACCGAGGGTAATATCGCGCGAATTACTTTCTCACGCCAAAATGGGCGCTGCTAGTTGGGTTCGTGGTGTTTTGGTGGCTGTCGCTGTGCTTCTGTTTGTTGTCTCCCTTGACTTGGCATTTGCGCAGCAGATCTCTGCTGACGTGACGGGGGTTGTACAGGGAACTGTCCATTCTCCAAACGGTAAACCTGTCGACGGCGCAGTCGTGAGGCTCGAACAGAAGGGGGCTCATGCTGGTATCGAGATTCAAACCAACGCAGATGGCACGTTCGCGTTTTCGCCCATTCAACCGGGAATATATCGGCTGAGCGCGGAGAAACCGGGATTCCGTGGCCGCGCTGTAACTGTCACACCATCTTCAAAGGGCACCCAACAGAAGGTTGATCTGGTCCTAGAAGATGGAGGTTCAGGCCAATTTACGCCCGGGACAAACTCTTCGTCTTCCGGACAAGCTATGGCGTTCGCCGACAAACCGAACTTCACCGTTGCGGGAGTGACTGATTGGACGGCGGTAGGGGGGCATGGATCGGACTCTATGCTGCGGACCAGCGAAGCTCTCGCGAGTGAAACAGTTACGCTCAAACCATGGGATCAGACAGGCAGTATTGGAACAGCTGATGCTGCTCCTGTTAGAAAGGAGATTGAAGGCAAGTTGCGCTCAGAGTTGAAACATTCTCCGGGAAGCTTTGAAGCGAACCATAAGCTTGGTGAATTCTATCTTCGAACTGGCCGGTACGGCGAATCGTTAGCGCTTCTACAAAATGCATATCGGATTAATCCGGAGAATCTGAAGAACCAGTACGACCTAATTCTGGCTTATGACCGGAGTGGTCGTACTGCGGCGGCCCTCGATCGCGTCCATGAGCTACTCAAGCAACATGGGAACGGGAAGCTATATCGGCTTGCGGGTGAGTTGGATGAGACATCAGGCAATCCTCTAGCCGCCGTTCATGAGTATGAGGAGGCGGTCCAACTGGAACCCAGTGAACAGAATTATTTTGAGTGGGGTTCTGAGTTGTTAATTCATCGAGCTATTTGGCAGGCACAGGAGGTCTTTCGCAGAGGCAACGAAACCTACCCTAGGTCGGCCAGAATGCTTACGGCCCTGGGTGCGGCTCTCTTTGCCGGCGCGCTGTACGAGGAGGCGGCCGCTCGCCTGTGCCATGCTTCTGATCTTGACCCGATGGACTCTGAGCCGTATATGTTTATGGGTAAGATGCAGATTGTGGCTCCCGATATATTGTCGTGTGTTGAGCAGAGACTGGCACGGTTTGTAAAGGAGCAGCCTGATAATGCTCTTGCCAACTATTTTTATGCGATGGCGATCCTAAAGAGGCAGCACTATTCGGAGGAGACCCAGACCATGAATCAGGCCGAGGCGCTGCTTGCGAGAGCTGTCTCTATCGATGCAAAATGCGGCGACGCTTACCTCCAGCTCGGGATACTGTCTGCGTCTCGATCCGAATTTTCCGAGGCGATCGATTTTTATAAAATGGCAATCGAAGGGGAGCCGCAGCTGGGCGAGGCCCATTACCGGCTCGCGCTAGCCTATGACCGAGTCGGTGAACGAGCGAAGGCCGAAGAAGAGTTCAAGCTTCACGATGAGATCAAGAGTCAACAGGCAGAGGCCATTGAGAAGAAACGCCGCGAGGTTAAGCAATTCCTCATCATTCTGCCAGATCAGCCCGTTCCTTCGACGGCACGATAA
- a CDS encoding alpha-galactosidase — protein MPGRKVYLVLLAALVTSGAALPQSAIRYDPATRVWQLSAGEMTYEIGVNDQNGLQTMYWGPRLEGPSTPATPKAYPEAASFDPSVSATPLEYAGWGGGIPTQPALKISFPDGNRSLLLDYLDSKQTDGPNGNQLEITLRDRLAEVYVHLFYKVYAPGILARWSQIENRTKGVITVEQAASATLNLPPSTSYELSSLSGRWGAEWQLHTVPLVPGHSVLESRRGSTSHQSNPWLAIGRTGETTETAGPVWFAELGWSGSWQIDVEQTFSHRVKITGGYNNFDFSYPLGPGESLKTPIFYAGYTSKGHGEASRILHRFQQQQILPGAPHPKPRPIIYNSWEATGFNVNEAGQLALAEKAASLGVERMVIDDGWFGQRVTDHAGLGDWYVNQTKFPHGLKPVIDRVHQLGMDFGIWVEPEMINPDSDLYRKHPEWAMNFPGRPRTEARNQLVLNLARDDVKQYILSFLDKLVSENDIAFLKWDYNRNWSEPGWDAVPLPEQKEIYVRYINNLYEILAELRKRHPKLEIESCSGGGGRVDLGILRYTDEVWPSDNTDALDRLSIQDGFSHAYTLGVMVAWVTDVPNFLDRRIIPLQFRFTVAMTGALGIGSDVTKWTADESALATNLIAFYKTIRSTVQQGALYRLIAPETSEQTALEYVAEDGHQAVLFAFLHSQHYGEPFQTLRAQGLEPAALYRVKPLDPLKAPGLPQEMTGSELMGPGISLHLIGDYDSTAIVFEKVEHK, from the coding sequence TTGCCTGGACGTAAAGTCTACCTCGTTCTTCTTGCGGCGCTAGTGACCTCAGGGGCTGCGCTCCCTCAGTCTGCGATTCGTTACGATCCTGCTACACGCGTCTGGCAGTTGTCCGCAGGTGAGATGACCTACGAAATAGGGGTCAACGATCAGAACGGTCTCCAGACAATGTACTGGGGTCCACGCCTAGAAGGGCCGTCGACTCCAGCCACGCCAAAAGCCTACCCGGAGGCCGCCTCCTTCGATCCTTCCGTGTCGGCCACCCCACTCGAATACGCCGGTTGGGGTGGCGGCATACCGACGCAGCCCGCCCTCAAAATCAGCTTCCCGGACGGCAACCGTTCGCTCCTCCTCGACTATCTCGATAGCAAACAGACCGACGGCCCCAACGGCAATCAATTGGAGATCACACTCCGTGACCGCCTCGCCGAGGTCTATGTCCATCTTTTCTACAAGGTGTACGCGCCAGGTATTCTCGCTCGCTGGTCTCAAATCGAAAATCGCACCAAGGGAGTCATCACGGTAGAACAAGCCGCCTCCGCAACCCTCAACCTGCCTCCAAGTACCTCCTACGAGCTAAGCTCACTAAGTGGCCGCTGGGGAGCCGAGTGGCAGTTGCACACCGTCCCCCTTGTGCCTGGCCACAGCGTGCTGGAAAGCCGCCGCGGCAGCACCTCACACCAGTCCAATCCATGGCTCGCCATCGGACGCACCGGCGAGACCACCGAGACAGCAGGCCCCGTTTGGTTCGCCGAACTCGGCTGGAGCGGGAGCTGGCAGATAGACGTCGAACAAACCTTCAGCCATCGCGTCAAAATCACGGGCGGCTACAACAACTTTGACTTCTCCTATCCTCTCGGTCCGGGGGAATCTCTCAAAACCCCCATCTTCTACGCGGGCTACACCAGCAAAGGACACGGCGAAGCCTCGCGAATTCTTCACCGCTTCCAGCAACAGCAGATTCTGCCCGGAGCACCGCATCCCAAACCACGGCCCATCATCTACAACTCCTGGGAGGCAACCGGATTCAACGTCAACGAAGCCGGCCAGCTGGCCCTCGCCGAAAAGGCCGCCAGCCTCGGCGTTGAGCGCATGGTTATCGATGACGGCTGGTTCGGCCAGCGCGTCACCGACCACGCCGGTCTCGGCGACTGGTACGTCAACCAGACGAAGTTCCCCCACGGCCTCAAACCCGTCATCGATCGCGTCCATCAACTCGGCATGGACTTCGGCATCTGGGTCGAACCCGAGATGATCAACCCGGACAGCGATCTCTATCGCAAGCACCCCGAGTGGGCGATGAACTTCCCTGGCCGCCCGCGCACCGAAGCCCGCAACCAACTCGTGCTCAACCTCGCCCGCGATGACGTAAAGCAGTACATCCTCAGCTTTCTGGACAAGCTTGTAAGCGAGAACGACATCGCCTTCCTCAAGTGGGACTACAACCGCAACTGGTCCGAGCCGGGCTGGGATGCAGTGCCATTGCCGGAGCAGAAGGAGATCTATGTTCGCTACATCAACAACCTCTACGAGATACTCGCCGAACTGCGCAAACGACACCCGAAGCTCGAGATCGAGTCCTGCTCCGGCGGTGGCGGCCGCGTCGACCTCGGCATTCTCCGCTACACCGACGAGGTCTGGCCCTCCGACAACACCGATGCTCTCGACCGCCTTTCCATCCAGGATGGCTTCTCCCACGCCTACACCCTTGGAGTCATGGTGGCGTGGGTCACCGACGTCCCAAACTTCCTCGACCGCCGTATCATCCCGCTGCAGTTCCGCTTTACGGTCGCTATGACTGGTGCTCTCGGAATCGGAAGCGACGTCACCAAATGGACGGCTGACGAATCCGCTCTCGCCACAAATCTCATAGCGTTCTACAAAACCATCCGCTCCACCGTGCAGCAAGGCGCGCTGTATCGTCTCATCGCACCTGAGACCAGCGAGCAGACAGCGCTCGAGTACGTCGCCGAAGATGGCCATCAGGCAGTACTCTTCGCCTTTCTGCACTCGCAACACTACGGAGAACCATTTCAAACTCTTCGCGCTCAGGGACTCGAGCCGGCAGCCCTCTACCGGGTCAAACCACTCGATCCACTAAAAGCGCCAGGCTTGCCGCAGGAGATGACCGGTAGTGAACTCATGGGACCGGGCATCTCCCTTCATCTCATCGGCGACTACGACAGCACCGCAATTGTCTTCGAGAAGGTCGAACACAAATAA
- a CDS encoding glycoside hydrolase family 2 protein gives MNRRNFLTSTGTVLAAGAIAPAATSHAIAPVTTPGSRMILPINRGWRYSPKTSSEGHSPGFDDSSFTRVVVPHTNVRLPWHSFDDKTYEFISLYRRPLNVPAAARGRRVFVDFEGVMTASTVYLNGTKLGEYRGGYTPFSFELTQHLDPSGKNLLSVDVDSTERADIPPFGNEVDYLTFGGIYREVSLRVVPQTFLENIYARPKNVLSAAPTVEVECFLDRAPDSRLGALSIRAELRREHEDKVIAIATQKISEPSPIEHHEADADQALGALPPTSPVPGSYTLTLDKLGKLNLWDLETPHLYTVHVQLLENGKVIDEDARRIGFREATFTPQGFSLNGKIVKLHGLDRHQTFPFVGQAMPARVQRQDAKILRHDLRCNIVRTSHYPQSRYFLDACDEIGLLVLEEIPGWQHIGDKPWQDIAVDNVRRMIRRDWNHPSIILWGVRINESRDNHDFYTRTNALAHALDELRQTGGIRYFQESEFLEDVFTMNDFGWPLKAPNHPLYLNTEFVGHTFPTKTIDSKERLQEFVVRHARVHDTLASNPQYAGGIGWCAFDYNTHNNFGSGDRICYHGVMDIFRTPKSAAGFYKSMCEPAEEIVLEPAFHWARNDESIGFTTAMISSNCDHLKLFVEDSKGERLVGEGDPDRKQFPSLKHAPFTIPLGEGLRAWGDLRIEGYIGGKQVISKRYSGKGVDQQFVLLPDDHELIADGADTTRVVLRVNDEFGQVRPFANDAIRLELEGPGEIIGDNPFSLIGGTGAIWIRTKEQPGSLRLRAIHPVLGEQTVDIQCSAASPEQA, from the coding sequence ATGAACCGCAGAAACTTTCTCACCTCCACCGGAACAGTCCTTGCAGCCGGTGCCATAGCCCCCGCCGCCACCAGCCATGCGATCGCCCCCGTCACCACTCCTGGCAGCCGCATGATCCTGCCCATCAATCGCGGCTGGCGCTACAGCCCCAAGACATCGAGCGAGGGCCATTCCCCCGGGTTCGACGATTCCAGCTTTACCCGGGTCGTCGTCCCGCACACCAACGTTCGTCTGCCCTGGCACAGCTTTGACGACAAGACCTACGAGTTCATCTCCCTCTACCGTCGACCCCTTAACGTCCCTGCCGCCGCACGCGGAAGGCGCGTCTTTGTTGACTTCGAAGGCGTCATGACCGCATCGACCGTCTATCTCAACGGCACGAAGCTCGGCGAGTACCGCGGAGGATATACGCCCTTCTCCTTCGAACTCACCCAGCATCTTGACCCTTCCGGCAAAAACCTCCTCTCCGTCGACGTCGACTCCACCGAGCGCGCCGACATCCCCCCTTTCGGCAACGAGGTCGACTACCTCACCTTCGGTGGCATCTATCGTGAGGTATCACTCCGCGTCGTCCCCCAGACCTTCCTTGAAAACATCTACGCTCGTCCAAAGAATGTGCTCAGTGCCGCCCCCACCGTTGAGGTCGAATGCTTCCTGGATCGCGCCCCCGACTCCCGTCTCGGAGCACTTTCGATCCGCGCCGAACTCCGTCGCGAGCACGAGGACAAGGTCATCGCCATCGCCACACAAAAGATCTCCGAACCGTCGCCAATCGAACACCATGAAGCCGATGCCGACCAGGCGCTCGGCGCTCTTCCGCCCACCTCCCCGGTCCCCGGCTCCTACACGCTTACTCTCGATAAGCTAGGCAAGCTCAACCTCTGGGATCTCGAAACTCCGCACCTCTACACGGTTCACGTCCAACTTCTCGAAAACGGCAAAGTCATCGACGAAGACGCACGCCGCATCGGCTTCCGTGAGGCGACGTTCACCCCGCAAGGCTTCTCGCTCAACGGAAAGATCGTCAAGCTCCACGGCCTCGATCGCCACCAGACATTCCCCTTCGTCGGCCAGGCGATGCCCGCACGCGTCCAACGACAAGACGCAAAGATCCTCCGGCACGATCTTCGCTGCAACATCGTCCGCACCTCACACTATCCGCAGTCCCGGTACTTCCTGGACGCCTGCGACGAGATCGGCCTGCTCGTCCTCGAAGAGATTCCCGGCTGGCAGCACATTGGCGATAAGCCCTGGCAGGATATCGCGGTCGATAATGTTCGCCGCATGATCCGCCGCGACTGGAACCACCCGTCCATCATCCTCTGGGGCGTCCGCATCAACGAGTCACGCGACAACCACGACTTCTACACCCGCACCAACGCCCTTGCGCACGCGCTCGACGAGCTGCGCCAGACCGGCGGCATCCGTTACTTCCAGGAGTCCGAATTCCTCGAAGATGTCTTCACCATGAACGACTTCGGCTGGCCACTGAAGGCCCCAAACCATCCCCTCTACCTCAACACCGAGTTCGTCGGCCACACCTTTCCCACCAAAACCATCGACAGCAAGGAGCGTCTGCAGGAGTTCGTCGTCCGCCACGCTCGCGTCCACGACACTCTCGCCTCCAACCCCCAATACGCAGGCGGCATCGGCTGGTGCGCCTTCGACTACAACACGCATAACAACTTCGGTTCCGGCGACCGCATCTGCTACCACGGCGTCATGGACATCTTCCGCACACCGAAGTCCGCCGCAGGCTTCTATAAATCGATGTGCGAACCCGCCGAAGAGATCGTGCTCGAACCCGCCTTCCACTGGGCTCGCAACGACGAATCGATCGGCTTCACCACCGCCATGATCTCCTCCAACTGCGACCACCTCAAGCTCTTCGTCGAAGACTCCAAAGGCGAACGCCTCGTCGGCGAAGGCGATCCCGACCGCAAACAGTTCCCTTCCCTTAAACACGCGCCCTTCACCATCCCGCTCGGCGAAGGCTTGCGCGCCTGGGGAGACCTCCGCATCGAAGGCTACATCGGCGGCAAACAGGTCATCTCAAAACGTTACTCCGGCAAGGGCGTCGATCAGCAATTCGTGCTGTTGCCCGACGATCATGAACTGATCGCAGACGGTGCCGACACCACCCGCGTCGTCCTCCGAGTCAACGATGAATTCGGCCAGGTACGCCCCTTCGCCAACGATGCCATCCGGCTTGAACTCGAAGGTCCCGGCGAGATCATCGGCGACAACCCCTTCAGTCTCATTGGAGGCACGGGAGCCATCTGGATCCGCACGAAGGAACAGCCTGGCAGCCTCCGCCTGCGCGCCATTCACCCAGTCCTCGGCGAGCAGACCGTCGACATTCAGTGCTCCGCAGCCTCACCCGAACAAGCCTGA
- a CDS encoding LacI family DNA-binding transcriptional regulator: MNIEAVARRANVSTATVSRVINRPELVRASTAAAVLEVIRELNFYPNRNARALGTGRSSMFGLIISDITNPFFPELVKAFETIAVEHGQEVLVANTDYNPVRMEHCLSRMLERKVDGVAIMTSEMDEALIGPFGKRGIPLVFLDGGKPALGVNTINVDYKTGIGQAMKHLRTLNHRRIGFISGPLRLISARKRLDAFMKGMAVDKPRMKETWIEEGDHRIEGGKIAMKRMLTSKKLPTAVMASNDLTAIGAIDEIHEQGLRVPEDISVIGFDDIHMSAFTHPALTTIRLPRTEIAQIAFQALFESYDGHQIEPRPGRNRVIEPVLVVRKSTGPPKK, from the coding sequence ATGAATATTGAAGCTGTCGCCAGACGCGCCAACGTTTCAACTGCCACAGTTAGTCGGGTAATCAATCGACCAGAACTGGTGCGGGCATCGACGGCTGCGGCGGTTCTGGAAGTCATTCGTGAGTTGAACTTCTACCCCAACCGGAATGCGCGAGCGTTGGGAACTGGCCGCAGCAGCATGTTTGGGCTGATCATTTCCGATATCACCAATCCCTTTTTCCCTGAGTTGGTGAAAGCGTTTGAGACCATTGCGGTAGAACACGGACAGGAGGTGCTGGTCGCGAACACTGATTACAATCCGGTTAGGATGGAGCATTGCCTGAGCCGCATGCTGGAGCGCAAAGTGGACGGGGTCGCCATTATGACCTCCGAGATGGATGAGGCGCTGATAGGGCCTTTCGGCAAACGTGGCATTCCGCTGGTGTTTTTAGATGGCGGGAAGCCGGCGCTTGGAGTCAACACTATCAATGTGGACTACAAGACAGGCATCGGACAGGCGATGAAGCATCTGAGAACGCTAAATCATCGCCGGATCGGATTTATCAGCGGCCCATTGAGGCTGATCTCGGCGCGGAAACGTCTGGACGCATTCATGAAGGGCATGGCAGTCGATAAGCCCCGCATGAAAGAGACATGGATCGAGGAAGGAGATCATCGGATCGAAGGCGGAAAGATTGCGATGAAGCGCATGCTAACTTCTAAGAAGTTGCCGACGGCCGTGATGGCGTCGAACGATCTCACTGCGATCGGGGCGATCGACGAGATCCATGAACAGGGTTTGCGGGTGCCGGAGGATATCTCGGTGATCGGCTTCGACGATATTCACATGAGCGCCTTTACCCATCCTGCTCTGACGACGATCCGCCTGCCCAGAACGGAGATTGCACAGATTGCCTTTCAGGCTCTGTTTGAAAGTTATGATGGGCACCAGATTGAACCGCGTCCGGGAAGAAACCGCGTAATTGAGCCTGTGCTGGTGGTCAGGAAGTCGACGGGACCACCGAAAAAGTAA
- a CDS encoding TIM-barrel domain-containing protein, translated as MNHWFSTLLFLAVPAISLGQSLPLQRNGQKITIEPYAPNIVRVTLSMIAREAAIGPGYGFVAKPEQTGWIHTLRGDGADVYKSQRMTVIVAPEHQRSPNERLPDTAKFFSGSVPGTDISVTLPDGSSLTEMNGWQMAELNQKDDTLKNARGIKAEDLPLYTVGASFRAADDEHYYGLGENQEGYLDHRQRPITCVANYLAPASPSYCVPFLVTNKGYGIVWDNPSSTTIYPAFDGETKWTSTLGRRVSFFVIAGDTTDEIYEGYRLLTGATPMLPKAAYGFIQCKQRYSSQAEVLAVAKGYRERHLPLDIIVVDWFYYTQMGQYDFDAQAWPDPVAMNKQLHTDNVESMISVWPRFAPGSRYYDFLLNKGWFEHYASGLPVTADEPAPGKPVDGMPYDKAGSDIDTTNPEAATWWWKLIRDNIAAKGFDFFWADETEPDLPPDGAYLSIGPGTQYFNVYPLSHTGAIYDGIRRDKPQQRSLTLSRDAYLGAQRNGTIFWSSDISPTWDTLRRQIPTGLNTAASGIAYAGNDIGGWQDLPYRHTPSHTPLIDPTSARNNVGQYDDYPELYVRWFEYGTFLPTMRTHGTRRYNEVWSYGTEAQLILEKYLKLRYTLMPYIYSLGWFTHQTGAPFMRALFMDFPHDNKISNITDEYMFGPALLVAPVVEQGASTREVYLPDGADWYNFWTNERLHGGQTLTVNAPIDTIPLFVRAGSILPLGAPVESTHGQQAIAKVKVYPGANGEFTLYNDDGTTYAYEKGDRQITTLKWDDATGKLKQEGANAWNEKETGLIEIVH; from the coding sequence ATGAATCATTGGTTCTCTACCTTGCTGTTCCTAGCTGTTCCGGCAATCTCACTGGGACAATCACTGCCACTCCAGAGAAACGGTCAAAAGATCACGATCGAGCCCTATGCGCCAAACATCGTACGTGTCACATTGAGCATGATTGCCCGAGAGGCCGCGATTGGTCCAGGTTATGGCTTCGTGGCTAAGCCGGAACAAACTGGCTGGATACACACCTTGCGGGGAGATGGTGCCGACGTCTACAAGAGTCAGCGAATGACCGTGATAGTTGCTCCGGAGCATCAACGGAGTCCAAATGAAAGACTCCCGGATACCGCAAAGTTCTTTTCAGGCTCTGTGCCCGGCACAGACATTTCTGTCACATTGCCGGACGGTTCCTCGCTCACTGAGATGAATGGCTGGCAGATGGCTGAGTTGAACCAAAAAGACGACACTCTCAAGAATGCGCGGGGTATAAAGGCGGAGGACCTGCCACTTTACACCGTCGGCGCAAGTTTCCGGGCAGCCGACGACGAGCATTACTACGGTCTGGGTGAAAATCAAGAAGGCTACCTCGACCACCGGCAACGCCCTATCACATGTGTGGCTAATTATCTCGCCCCTGCTTCTCCATCGTACTGTGTTCCGTTTTTGGTCACAAATAAGGGGTACGGAATCGTATGGGACAACCCATCGTCCACAACCATTTATCCAGCCTTTGACGGCGAAACAAAATGGACATCGACGCTCGGCAGAAGAGTTTCGTTTTTTGTCATCGCGGGAGATACCACCGACGAGATCTATGAGGGTTATCGGCTGCTTACAGGCGCGACACCGATGCTGCCAAAGGCGGCATACGGTTTCATTCAGTGCAAGCAGCGTTATAGCTCGCAGGCAGAAGTGCTCGCCGTAGCCAAAGGCTATCGCGAACGCCATCTGCCCTTGGATATCATCGTCGTGGACTGGTTCTATTACACGCAGATGGGTCAGTATGACTTTGATGCCCAGGCATGGCCCGATCCTGTGGCCATGAATAAGCAACTACATACTGACAACGTCGAGTCGATGATTAGCGTGTGGCCACGTTTTGCGCCAGGGTCGCGTTATTACGACTTCCTTTTGAACAAAGGCTGGTTCGAGCACTACGCAAGCGGACTTCCGGTGACCGCCGACGAGCCGGCACCGGGCAAGCCAGTTGACGGCATGCCATACGATAAAGCAGGATCAGACATCGATACGACAAACCCCGAAGCAGCCACTTGGTGGTGGAAACTGATTCGAGACAATATCGCTGCAAAAGGTTTCGACTTCTTCTGGGCCGACGAAACCGAACCAGACCTTCCGCCTGACGGAGCTTACCTGAGCATCGGTCCAGGGACACAGTACTTCAATGTGTATCCGTTATCGCACACCGGTGCGATCTATGACGGCATTCGCCGGGACAAGCCGCAACAACGTTCTCTCACGCTTTCGCGGGACGCTTATCTCGGAGCCCAGCGAAATGGCACAATCTTCTGGTCGTCGGACATATCGCCCACATGGGATACTTTGCGGCGCCAGATTCCAACTGGCCTCAATACCGCAGCCTCCGGCATTGCCTACGCGGGTAACGATATCGGTGGTTGGCAAGATCTTCCCTACAGGCATACTCCGTCTCATACACCACTCATTGATCCCACAAGCGCGCGCAATAATGTGGGGCAATACGATGATTATCCGGAGCTTTACGTACGCTGGTTCGAATATGGAACCTTTCTCCCAACCATGCGCACACATGGTACTCGACGCTACAACGAGGTCTGGAGTTACGGAACCGAGGCCCAGCTGATCCTTGAGAAGTATCTGAAGCTGCGGTACACGCTCATGCCCTATATATACTCGCTAGGCTGGTTTACTCATCAGACCGGCGCACCGTTCATGCGGGCGCTGTTCATGGATTTTCCACATGACAACAAAATTTCGAATATAACCGACGAGTACATGTTCGGTCCTGCGTTGCTCGTCGCGCCGGTGGTTGAGCAAGGAGCCAGCACCCGCGAAGTCTATCTCCCAGATGGTGCCGACTGGTACAACTTTTGGACGAATGAGAGATTGCATGGCGGCCAAACACTTACTGTGAACGCTCCTATCGACACTATTCCGCTTTTTGTGAGAGCTGGATCAATCCTACCGTTGGGAGCTCCAGTCGAAAGCACGCATGGTCAGCAGGCGATCGCAAAGGTGAAAGTGTACCCCGGAGCAAATGGAGAGTTCACGCTTTACAACGATGACGGCACAACCTACGCCTATGAAAAAGGAGACAGGCAGATTACAACTCTCAAGTGGGACGACGCTACCGGCAAGCTGAAACAAGAAGGCGCCAATGCTTGGAACGAAAAAGAGACTGGTCTGATTGAAATCGTGCACTAA
- a CDS encoding 4Fe-4S dicluster domain-containing protein yields the protein MASAEQLASEMKAFALTHEADAVGVAAMDPLYVFESYTIEEPWVIVLALAHNYERLRQVPSDETNGIGVSDVGDQYARGTRSSYALANWIRSQGYDAHPYPGPMADALLLVPPAIASGLGELGKHGSLISPQFGAGVRLAGVTTDMPLVATAPIRFGADDFCQSCQACTRACPPSAILEQKQMVRGVERWYVDFDKCIPYFAEAASCGICIATCPWTKPDARPKLLATMAKRTP from the coding sequence GTGGCTTCTGCCGAGCAGCTTGCATCTGAGATGAAGGCATTTGCGCTCACTCACGAAGCCGATGCAGTCGGCGTTGCAGCGATGGATCCGCTGTATGTCTTCGAGAGTTACACAATCGAAGAGCCGTGGGTCATCGTACTTGCGCTCGCACACAACTACGAACGCCTTCGACAGGTTCCTTCGGATGAGACGAATGGGATCGGAGTGAGCGACGTTGGCGATCAATACGCTCGAGGCACACGATCGTCCTATGCACTTGCGAACTGGATACGCTCGCAAGGATACGACGCACACCCGTATCCAGGTCCAATGGCTGATGCGTTGCTGCTCGTCCCACCCGCAATCGCATCCGGTCTCGGTGAGCTGGGCAAGCACGGTTCTCTGATCAGTCCACAGTTTGGGGCAGGCGTTCGTCTCGCGGGCGTTACAACCGACATGCCCCTTGTCGCAACAGCTCCGATCCGCTTTGGAGCTGATGACTTCTGTCAAAGCTGTCAGGCATGTACCAGGGCCTGTCCTCCCAGTGCCATCCTGGAACAGAAGCAGATGGTCCGTGGTGTGGAACGCTGGTATGTAGACTTCGACAAGTGCATCCCCTATTTTGCCGAGGCGGCATCCTGCGGAATCTGTATTGCAACCTGCCCATGGACGAAACCAGATGCGCGGCCCAAGCTGCTCGCCACAATGGCTAAACGGACTCCTTGA